The Coffea arabica cultivar ET-39 chromosome 3c, Coffea Arabica ET-39 HiFi, whole genome shotgun sequence genome contains a region encoding:
- the LOC113735797 gene encoding zinc transporter 8-like isoform X1: MNMANQNFQILVFSTLFPSTNGNTDGNRSSALKYKLGAIAATLFASSIGICLPIWGKKIPSLNPKSNFFFIIKAFTAGIILATGFIHILPDAFDSLTSPCIPINPWGNFPFTGFVAMVAAICTLMVDVYANSYYKKKYGNENFQATVGAGDRNNGESNLSGVLPLHTHAIHGHGHASMEGDTISTELRYRVISQVLEFGIIMHTRFIAIALGASGSLKTIRPLLVAFTFYLFFEGIGLGGCITQGKFNVRAIAIMSVFFSLTTPVGIAIGIGIANVYEQNSPIAIIVEGIFDSASAGILIYLALVDLLSADLTNPKMQSNSKLLLGANVSFLFGASCMCLLAKWA; this comes from the exons ATGAATATGGCGAATCAAAACTtccaaattttggtgttttcTACACTCTTTCCAAGTACAAATGGAAATACAGATGGAAATAGGAGTTCGGCCCTCAAGTACAAATTAGGAGCAATAGCTGCGACCTTATTTGCTAGCTCTATTGGCATCTGTCTACCAATTTGGGGAAAGAAAATACCatctttaaaccctaaaagcaatttcttcttcatcatcaaagcTTTCACCGCCGGCATAATTTTAGCAACAGGGTTCATTCACATCCTTCCCGATGCTTTTGATAGCTTGACTTCTCCATGCATTCCCATCAATCCTTGGGGAAACTTTCCGTTCACCGGTTTTGTAGCAATGGTTGCTGCTATTTGTACGCTTATGGTTGATGTGTATGCAAATTCTTATTATAAGAAGAAGTATGGAAACGAGAACTTTCAAGCTACAGTGGGGGCAGGTGATCGCAATAATGGAGAGAGTAATCTCTCAGGAGTGCTTCCTCTTCATACTCATGCCATACATGGTCATGGACATGCCTCGATGGAAGGGGATACCATTTCTACTGAGCTTCGGTATCGTGTGATATCGCAG GTTTTGGAATTTGGAATTATTATGCACACCCGATTTATTGCCATTGCTTTGGGTGCATCGGGTAGTCTAAAAACAATAAGGCCTCTGCTGGTAGCTTTCACGTTTTATCTATTTTTCGAGGGTATTGGATTAGGCGGATGCATTACTCAG GGAAAATTCAATGTGCGAGCAATTGCAATCATGTCTGTTTTCTTCTCGCTTACAACACCAGTTGGAATTGCGATTGGGATTGGAATAGCAAATGTCTACGAACAGAACAGCCCAATTGCTATCATAGTGGAAGGAATTTTTGATTCAGCATCAGCCGGTATCCTAATTTACTTGGCATTGGTGGACCTTCTCTCTGCAGATCTCACGAATCCAAAGATGCAAAGCAATTCAAAGCTTCTGCTTGGGGCAaatgtttcctttctttttggtgCTAGTTGTATGTGTCTCTTAGCCAAATGGGCCTga
- the LOC113735797 gene encoding zinc transporter 3-like isoform X2 encodes MNMANQNFQILVFSTLFPSTNGNTDGNRSSALKYKLGAIAATLFASSIGICLPIWGKKIPSLNPKSNFFFIIKAFTAGIILATGFIHILPDAFDSLTSPCIPINPWGNFPFTGFVAMVAAICTLMVDVYANSYYKKKYGNENFQATVGAGDRNNGESNLSGVLPLHTHAIHGHGHASMEGDTISTELRYRVISQGKFNVRAIAIMSVFFSLTTPVGIAIGIGIANVYEQNSPIAIIVEGIFDSASAGILIYLALVDLLSADLTNPKMQSNSKLLLGANVSFLFGASCMCLLAKWA; translated from the exons ATGAATATGGCGAATCAAAACTtccaaattttggtgttttcTACACTCTTTCCAAGTACAAATGGAAATACAGATGGAAATAGGAGTTCGGCCCTCAAGTACAAATTAGGAGCAATAGCTGCGACCTTATTTGCTAGCTCTATTGGCATCTGTCTACCAATTTGGGGAAAGAAAATACCatctttaaaccctaaaagcaatttcttcttcatcatcaaagcTTTCACCGCCGGCATAATTTTAGCAACAGGGTTCATTCACATCCTTCCCGATGCTTTTGATAGCTTGACTTCTCCATGCATTCCCATCAATCCTTGGGGAAACTTTCCGTTCACCGGTTTTGTAGCAATGGTTGCTGCTATTTGTACGCTTATGGTTGATGTGTATGCAAATTCTTATTATAAGAAGAAGTATGGAAACGAGAACTTTCAAGCTACAGTGGGGGCAGGTGATCGCAATAATGGAGAGAGTAATCTCTCAGGAGTGCTTCCTCTTCATACTCATGCCATACATGGTCATGGACATGCCTCGATGGAAGGGGATACCATTTCTACTGAGCTTCGGTATCGTGTGATATCGCAG GGAAAATTCAATGTGCGAGCAATTGCAATCATGTCTGTTTTCTTCTCGCTTACAACACCAGTTGGAATTGCGATTGGGATTGGAATAGCAAATGTCTACGAACAGAACAGCCCAATTGCTATCATAGTGGAAGGAATTTTTGATTCAGCATCAGCCGGTATCCTAATTTACTTGGCATTGGTGGACCTTCTCTCTGCAGATCTCACGAATCCAAAGATGCAAAGCAATTCAAAGCTTCTGCTTGGGGCAaatgtttcctttctttttggtgCTAGTTGTATGTGTCTCTTAGCCAAATGGGCCTga
- the LOC113735797 gene encoding zinc transporter 1-like isoform X3 — protein MNMANQNFQILVFSTLFPSTNGNTDGNRSSALKYKLGAIAATLFASSIGICLPIWGKKIPSLNPKSNFFFIIKAFTAGIILATGFIHILPDAFDSLTSPCIPINPWGNFPFTGFVAMVAAICTLMVDVYANSYYKKKYGNENFQATVGAGDRNNGESNLSGVLPLHTHAIHGHGHASMEGDTISTELRYRVISQVLEFGIIMHTRFIAIALGASGSLKTIRPLLVAFTFYLFFEGIGLGGCITQRMERQVGGLWWCRFGLEKSTGRKGEGPKCGIREIERW, from the exons ATGAATATGGCGAATCAAAACTtccaaattttggtgttttcTACACTCTTTCCAAGTACAAATGGAAATACAGATGGAAATAGGAGTTCGGCCCTCAAGTACAAATTAGGAGCAATAGCTGCGACCTTATTTGCTAGCTCTATTGGCATCTGTCTACCAATTTGGGGAAAGAAAATACCatctttaaaccctaaaagcaatttcttcttcatcatcaaagcTTTCACCGCCGGCATAATTTTAGCAACAGGGTTCATTCACATCCTTCCCGATGCTTTTGATAGCTTGACTTCTCCATGCATTCCCATCAATCCTTGGGGAAACTTTCCGTTCACCGGTTTTGTAGCAATGGTTGCTGCTATTTGTACGCTTATGGTTGATGTGTATGCAAATTCTTATTATAAGAAGAAGTATGGAAACGAGAACTTTCAAGCTACAGTGGGGGCAGGTGATCGCAATAATGGAGAGAGTAATCTCTCAGGAGTGCTTCCTCTTCATACTCATGCCATACATGGTCATGGACATGCCTCGATGGAAGGGGATACCATTTCTACTGAGCTTCGGTATCGTGTGATATCGCAG GTTTTGGAATTTGGAATTATTATGCACACCCGATTTATTGCCATTGCTTTGGGTGCATCGGGTAGTCTAAAAACAATAAGGCCTCTGCTGGTAGCTTTCACGTTTTATCTATTTTTCGAGGGTATTGGATTAGGCGGATGCATTACTCAG AGAATGGAGAGGCAGGTCGGGGGTTTGTGGTGGTGTCGGTTTGGGTTGGAGAAAAGCACGGGAAGAAAAGGAGAAGGACCCAAATGCGGAATACGTGAAATTGAAAGATGGTGA